In Phenylobacterium hankyongense, the sequence GACGAATTCGAAGCCTGCCACGATCTCGACCCCGCCTACGCCGCCGGTCTGCGGGACGCCGCGACGCAGGGCGTTGAAGTTCTGTGCTATGATTGCGACATAAGCCCCGAGGCGATCCGCATCGCCCGCCGAATTCCCTGGCGGGGCGCCACAGCGGACGCGGAGTAGCCCATGTCCTCGACCGACATCCTCGACGCCGACTACCGGACCGGCCAGATCAAGATCCACACCGCCGAGGATTTCGACGGCATGCGCCGCGCCGGCAGGCTGGCCGCCGAGTGCCTGGACATGCTGACCCCGCACGTCGTGCCCGGCGTGGTCACCGACCACCTCGACACGCTCGCCCGCGAGTTCATCCTCGACCACGGCGCGCTGCCCGCCTGCCTGGGCTACCGCGGCTACACCAAGACCGTCTGCATCAGCCCCAACCACATCGTCTGCCACGGCATCCCCGGCGAGCGGACGCTGCGCGAAGGCGACATCGCCAACATCGACGTCACCGTCATCGTCGACGGCTGGCACGGCGACACCTCGCGCATGTACGGGGTCGGGGAAGTGGCCCCGCGCGCCAAGCGGCTGATCGACGTCACCTACGAATCGCTGGACCGCGGCCTGGCGGCCGTGAAGCCCGGCATGCGCACCGGCGACATCGGCCACGCCATCCAGACCTATGTGGAGTCGATGCGCTGCTCGGTGGTCCGCGACTTCTGCGGCCACGGTCTGGGCAAGGTGTTCCACGACGCGCCGAACATCCTGCACTTCGGCCAGAAGGGCACCGGCGAGCTGCTGCGGCCGGGCATGTTCTTCACCATCGAGCCGATGGTGAACCTCGGCAAGCACCCGGTGAAGCTGCTGGCCGACGGCTGGACGGCGGTCACCCGCGACAAGTCGCTGTCGGCCCAGTGCGAGCACTCCGTCGCCGTCACCGACGACGGCGTCGAGGTCTTCACCGTCTCGCCCACCGGCCAGTTCAAGCCGCCGGTCCAGAGCGCGTAAGCTCAGTTCCACACGTAACCTGCGCCGAAAGGTTACACTTCCCTCACTTGCCACCCTGGCTGCAAGTGCGTCAGCTTGCCCGCAACCAAGGGGTGGGTGAGCTATGCTTTCGATCAGGGGTTTGACGCACGTCTACGCCAACCAGACGCGCGCGCTGGATGGCATCGATCTGGAGATCGGCTCGGGGATGTTCGGCCTCCTGGGCCCGAATGGGGCCGGCAAGTCGACGCTGATGCGCTCGATCGCCACCCTGCAGACGCCCACCGCCGGATCGATCCGCTTCGACGACATCGACGTCATCGCCGAGCCCGAGCGGCTGCGCCGCACCCTGGGCTACCTGCCGCAGGACTTCGGGGTCTATCCCCGCGTCTCCGCCTACGATCTCCTCGACCACATGGCGGTGCTGAAGGGCGTCGCCGGCCGGGCCGAGCGCAAGGAGACCGTCGAGGCCCTGCTGCAGCAGGTAAACCTGTGGGACGTGCGCAAGAAGGCGGTGGCCGGCTACTCCGGCGGCATGCGCCAGCGCTTCGGCATCGCCCAGGCGCTGATCGGCCGGCCCAGCCTGATCATCGTCGACGAGCCGACCGCCGGCCTCGACCCGGAGGAGCGCAACCGCTTCCTCAACCTGCTGGCCGAGATCGGCGAGAACGTGGTGGTGATCCTCTCCACCCACATCGTCGAGGACGTGGCGGACCTGTGCCCGCGCATGGCGGTGCTGGCCGGCGGCCGGATCCTGCGCGAAGGCGCCCCGACCCGGCTGATGGCCGACCTCGCCGGCCGCATCTGGCGCAAGACCATCGACCGCCACGAACTGGAGGCCGAACGCGATCGCCACCAGGTGATCTCCACCCGGCTGTTAGCCGGCCGCACGGTGATCCACGTGCTCGCCGACGACCGCCCGGGCGCCAGCTTCGAGCCCGTCGAGGGCGGGCTGGAGGACGTCTACTTCTCGACCCTCAGCGCCTCGCGGCGCGCGGCCTGACGCCTCCAGGAGCGCGCGACATGTTCGGCAAGATCGCGGCTTTCGAGCTGCGTTACCAACTTCGCCAGCCGATCTTCTGGATCGCGGCGGGCATCTTCTTCCTGCTGGTGTTCGGCTCGGTCACCATCGACCAGATCCAGATCGGCTCCGGCGGCAACATCCACAAGAACTCGCCCAGCGCCATCGGCCAGACGACGCTGCTGATGACGCTGTTCTTCATGTTCGTGTCGACGGCCTTCGTCGCCAACGTCATCGTCCGCGACGACGAGACCGGCTACGGCCCGATCATCCGCTCCACCCCGATCCGCAAGTTCGACTACCTGTTCGGCCGCTTCGCCGGCGCCTATGTCGCCGTGGCGCTGTCGTTCCTGGCGATCCCGCTGGCGATCTTCGTCGGCTCCTTCATGCCGTGGGTGGATCGCGAGACGCTGGGGCCGAACCGGCTGCACGACTACGCCTTCGCCTATTTCTGGCTGGCGCTGCCCAGCCTGTTCCTGGTCTCGGCGGCGTTCTTCGCGCTCGCCACCGCCACCCGCTCGATGATGGCGACCTATCTCGGCGTGGCCGGATTCCTGGTCGCCTATGTGCTGTTCAACGCCCTGATGCGCGACCCTGACAGCCGGCAGGTCGCCGCCCTGCTGGAGCCGTTCGGCCTCGCCGCCTTCGGCCTCGCCACCCGCTACTTCACCGCCGCCGACGCCAACACCACGACGCCCGCGATCGCCGGCGCCCTGCTCTACAACCGGCTGATCTGGGTCCCGGCGGCCCTGGGGTTCCTGGCCGTGGCCTACGGGATCTTCCGCTTCGAGACCAAGGGCGCGAAGGCCGCCAGGAAGCCGCCGGCCACCCAGGATGCGCCGTCGCCGGTCGCCCGCGGCCCTCTGCCCGCGCCGCGCTTCGGCCCGGCCACCGCCTGGGCGCAGCTCACCAGGCGCACCCGCTTCGAGATGGCCCAGGTGTTCAAGAGCCCGGCCTTCGCCGTCCTGCTGCTGCTCGGCCTGTTCAACGCCGTCGGCGGCCTGATGCTCGGCGCCGAGCAGAACGGCGCGGCGCTCTATCCCGTCACCCGCTGGGTGATCGGCACCCTGAACGGCGCCTTCACCTTCATCGTGATGATCGTCGCCATCTACTACGCCGGCGAGCTCGTCTGGCGCGAACGCGAGCGCAAGACGCACGAGATCGTCGACGCCACCGCGGTCCCCGACTGGGCCTTCGTGGCGCCCAAGACCCTGGCCATCTGCCTGGTGCTGTTCGCCACCCTGGCGGTGAGCGTGCTGGCCGGCGTCGCCGTGCAGCTGGGCAAGGGCTTTACCCACATCGAACTCGGCAAGTACCTGTGGTGGTACGTCGTCCCCAACGCCATCGACTGGAGCCTGCTCGCGGTGCTGGCGGTCTTCCTGCAGGCGATCTCGCCGCACAAGTTCGTCGGCTGGGGCCTGATGGTGATCTACCTGATCTCCACGCTGACGCTCAACCAGATGGGCTTCGACCACAACCTCTACAACTACGGCGGCGCGCCGACCGTGCCGCTCTCCGACATGAACGGCCAGGGCGACTTCGCCCGCTTCGCCGCCTGGTTCAGGGCCTACTGGTCGGCCTTCGCGGTGATCCTGCTGGTGCTGGCCTATGGCCTGTGGCGGCGCGGGACCGAGACCCGGCTCATGCCCCGCCTCCGGCGCCTGCCGCGCCGGCTGGTGGGGCCGCCGGGGATCCTCGCCGGCCTGGCGCTGATCGCCTTCGTGGGCCTCGGCGGTTTCATCTACCTCAACACCAACGTCTGGAATCCCTACCGCAACCGCATCGAGGGCGAGCGCTGGCTGGCCGACTACGAGAAGCACTTCCTGAAGTACGAAAAGCTGGCCCAGCCCTCCGTCACCGACGTGAAGCTGAACCTCGACCTGCATCCGCACGAGCCCAGGCTGGTCACCCGCGGCAGCTACCAGCTCGTCAACGACACCGGCGCCCCGGTGACCCAGCTGCACGTGCGCCTCGACCGCGACACCAGGCCCCTGGCGCTGGCCCTCACCGGCGCCTCCAAGGTGCAGACCTTCGACCGGTTCAACTACCGCATCTTCACCTTCGACCGGCCGCTGCAGCCGGGCGAGCGCGCGACGCTGAGCTTCACCACCCTGATGGCCCAGAGAGGCTTCAAGAACTCCGGCAACAGCACGCGGCTGGTGGACAACGGGACCTTCGTCAACAACCAGGAGTTCGCGCCCACCATCGGCATGAGCCGGGACATGCTGCTGCAGGACCGCGCCAAGCGCCGCAAGTACGGCCTGGCGCCGCAACTGCGCCCGCCGAAGCTCGAGGACCGCGCGGCCCAGGCCCGCAACTACATCGGCAACGCCGACTGGGTGAACGCCGACATCACGGTCGCCACCGACGCCGACCAGATGCCGGTGGCGCCCGGCTACAAGGTCTCCGACGTCACCGCCGACGGCCGGCGCACCATCGAATACCGCACCGAGGCGCCGGTGCTGCACTTCTTCTCCGTGCAGTCGGCCCGCTATGCGATCCGCCACGTGAACTACAAGGGCGTGTCGCTGGAGATCTACTACGACGCCCAGCACCCCTGGAACGTTGAGCGGATGACCGCCGCCCTGGAGAAGGGGCTCGACTACTACCAGGCGAACTTCAGCCCCTACCAGTTCCGCCAGGCCCGCATCCTGGAGTTCCCGGACTACGCCCAGTTCGCCCAGTCCTTCGCCAACACCATCCCCTTTTCCGAAGGCATCGGCTTCATCCAGGACGCCACCAAGGCAGACAAGATCGACTACCCGACCTATGTCACCGCCCACGAGCTCGGCCACCAGTGGTGGGCCCACCAGATCGTCGGCGCCGACATGCAGGGCGCGACCTCGCTCTCCGAGACGCTGGCCCAGTACTCGGCGCTGATCGTCATGGAGAAGACCTACGGGCCCGACGGCATCCGCAAGTTCCTGAAGCGCGAGCTGGATAGCTACCTGCGCTCGCGCGGCGGGGAGCTGGTGGAGGAGCTGCCGCTGATCCGCGTCGAGGACCAGCCCTACATCCACTACCGCAAGGGCTCGCTGGTCATGTACCTGCTGCGCGACCGGATCGGCGAGGACAAGGTCAACGCCGCCCTGCGCCGGGTGCTCGCCCAGTACGCCTTCAAGGGCGCGCCCTACCCGCGCTCGCAGGACCTGGTCGACGCGCTCCGCGCCGAGGCCGGCCCCGAGCACCAGCAGCTGATCACCGACCTGTTCGAGAAGATCACCCTCTACGACCTGAAGACCAAGACCGCGGTGGTGAAGAAGCGCGCCGACGGCCGCTACGACGTGACCCTCACAGTGGACGCGAAGAAGGTCTACGCCGACGGCCAGGGCAAGGAGACCGCGACGCCGATCAACGGCGAACTGTTCGACGTCGGCGTCTTCACCGCCGAACCCGGCAAGCCCGGCTTCTCCTCGAAGAACGTCGCCTACTTCGCCACCCGGCCGCTGCAGTCCGGCGTCCAGACCTTCACCGTCACCGTCGACAAGCCGCCGAAGTACGCCGGCGTCGATCCCTACAACAAGGAGATCGACCGCAACTCCGACGACAACGACATCAAGGTCACGTCGTAGGTTGCCAGCTTGAGTTTGCCCTTGCGCGTCGTGAACACATAGGGAACATTCCCGCCCCATGGACCGCCGCTCCGCCGTCGAGGACGCCGCCGCCCAGCCGGACCTCTGGCTGGCGGCCCAGCGTGCGCCGAAGGCGAAGCCGCACTACCTGGGCCACCGCGACCGGCTGCGGGAGCGGGCGCAGGTGGGCGGGCTTCCGGCCGTGCCGGACTACGAGCTCTTGGAGCTCTACCTGTTCCGCTCGGTGCCGCGGGGGGACGTCAAGCCGCTCGCCAAGCAGCTCCTCGCCCGGTTCGGCAGCCTGGGCGGGGTGCTGGGCGCCACGGCGGAGGATCTGCGGACCGTGGCCGGGGTCGGCGAGGCGGTGGCGCTGGACCTCAAGCTGCTGCACGAGGCGGCGTTGCGGATGGCCAGGGAGCAGGTCGCGCGGCGCACCGTGATCTCGTCGTGGCAGGCGCTGCTGGCCTATGTGAAGACCGCCCTGGCGCACGAGGCGCGCGAGCAGTTCCGCGTCCTCCTCCTCGACAAGAAGAACCAGCTGATCGCCGACGAGGTGATGAACCGCGGCACCGTCGACCATGCGCCGGTCTATCCGCGCGAGGTCATGCGCCGGGCCCTGGAACTCTCCGCCAGCGCCGTGATCCTGGTGCACAACCACCCGTCCGGCGATCCGACCCCCTCGGCGGCGGACGTCGACATGACCCGGCAGATCGTGGAGGCTGGGCGGCCCCTGCGCATCTCGGTGCACGACCACCTGGTGGTCGGCCGCGACGGCGTGGCGAGCTTCAAGGCGCTGGGGCTGTTCTGACGACCCAAGGGAACGGGCATGTTCGAAGGCTGGGACAGCTTCTACCTGCTGGTGGGATCGGCCTCGGGCGCGCTGATCGGCCTGCTGTTCGTGGTCGTCACCCTGACCACCAACCTCGACCGGTCGACCGCCTCGCGAGGGACCAGCCTCTACATGTCCCCCACCGTCTTCCACTTCGCGATGATCGTCGTGGTCAGCGCGGTCGGCGTCGCGCCGCGGGTCGGCGCGCAGGCGGCGGGCGCGGTCATCGGCGGCTGCGCGCTGCTGGGCCTGGCCTATGCGAGCGTGGTCGGGGTGCGGCTGCACCTGGGCAGGGCGCCGGAGCCCGCGCACTGGTCGGACTTCTGGCTCTACGGTGTCGCGCCGGCGGCGATCTACCTGGGCCTCCTCGCCTCGGCGGCCAGCACGTGGACCGCCCCCGAGTTCGCCCCTGACTGGATCGCTGTGACCCTGGTGGTTCTGCTGCTGACCTGCATCCGCAACGCCTGGGACCTGGTCACCTATCTGGCGCCCCGCGCGGGGGATCCGCCCGCCGGCTGAAGCTTGCTCCGCGCCCCCGCCGCGCCCTACGGTCCCGCCAACCCCTGAAGCCGGATGCCTGCATGTCCTTCGCCCGCCGCGACCTCCTCCTCACCGCCGCCGCCGCGGGCCTGATCGGCGCCGCGCCGAAGCCGCACAAGGTCGCGCCGCACGCCGCCGCGGCCGCGCCGCCGACGCCGGCGGGCCCGGGCGACGCGGCCCTCGACCGCTACTTCGCCGACCTGTCCGAACAGCTGCTGATCGCCTCGCCCGAGCAGGCCACCAGCCTCGGCCTCGACACTGGCCGCCGCGCCGGACTGAAGTCGCAGCTCACCGACCGCTCTTGGTCGGCGGTGGTGGCCGACCGCAACTTCTGCCGCGACAACCTCGCCAGGCTGCAGGCCTCCCCCGACGCCGGCCTCTCCGCCCAGGCCCGGCTGAACCGCGACGTGGTCGCCTACGCCCTCGAGCTCGGCCGCGACGCCGCGCCGTTCGACTATGGCGACAACACCCTGTCCTCGGCGATGAGCGAGAGCGCCACGCCCTACGTGGTCAGCCAGCAGGGCGGCGCCTATTCCGCCGTGCCCGAGTTCCTCGACAGCCAGCACAAGGTGGCGACGCCCGAGGACGCCGACGCCTACCTCGACCGGCTGCACGCCATGTCGCGGATGCTCTCGCAGGAGACCGACCGCATCGGCCGCGACGCCGCGCAGGGGGTGATCGCCCCCGACTTCATCCTCGCCAACACCATCGGCCAGCAGCAGGACCTGCTGGCCGTCCCGGCCGACAAGGCCCGGTTGGTCACCTCCCTCGAACGCAAGGTCAAGGAGGCGCACCTGGCCGGCGACTACGCCGAGCGCGCCCGCGGCCTGGTGGAGCGCGAGGTCTACCCGGCGCTGGCCCGCCAGCTTGAGACCCTGAAGGGCCTGCAGCCCAAGGCCGGGCGCGACGCCGGCGTCTGGCGGCTGCCGCAGGGCGAGGCCTACTATTCCTGGCTGCTGCGCGAAGGCACCTCCACCTCGCTCACCGCCGAGCAGGTCCACCAGATGGGCCAGGACCAGAACCGCGCCATCGAGGCCCGCATGGACGGCCTGCTGAAGGCCCAGGGCCTGACGCACGGCACGGTCGGCGAGCGGATGACCGCGCTCGGCGCCGACCCGCGCTACCTGTTCCCCGACACCGACGCCGGCCGGGCCCAGCTGCTGGCCTACCTGAACGGCCTGATCGCCGCCGTCCGGCCGAAGCTGCCCAAGGCGTTCACGCTGAAGCTGAAGGCGCCTGTGCAGGTCAAGCGCGTGCCGGTGGACATCCAGGACGGCGCCGGCCAGGGCTACATGAACACCGGCTCGCTGGATGGCTCGCGGCCCTCGACCTACTACATCAACCTCAAGTCGACCCTGAACTGGCCGAAGTTCAGCCTGCCGACGCTGACCTATCACGAGACCATCCCCGGCCACGCCTGGCAGGGCGCCTACCTCACCGAGACCGGCAAGCTGCCGCTAATCCGCATCCTGCTCTCCGGCTTCAACGCCTATGTGGAAGGCTACGCCCTCTACGCCGAGCAGCTGGCCGACGAGATCGGCATGTACGACGCCGACTGGGCCGGCCGCCTCGGCTACCTGCAGGCCCAGCGGTTCCGCGCCGTGCGCCTGGTGGTCGACACCGGCCTGCACGCCAAGCGCTGGAGCCGCGAGCAGGCGATCCAGTGGGCCATGGACAACACCGGCCGCACCCGCGATTCCATGACCAGCGAGATCGACCGCTACACCGGCACGCCCGGCCAGGCCTGCGGCTACAAGGTCGGCCACACCGAGATCAACCGCCTGCGCGACCACGCGCGCCAGGCTCTGGGCGCCCGCTACGACCTGCGGCGCTTCCACGACCTGTTGGTGGAGACCGGCTCGGTGCCGCTGACGGTGCTCTCAAGCGTGGTCGACTCCTACGTCGCGGGCGGCGGGCGGCTGCAGCTCTGAGGCCCGCTCCACGCGGATCATATTTGTCTGGAACCCGACACAGGTTCGGGAATTGAATCGATGTTCGCACGCGGATCCCCCGTCGGCGTGACCGGACCGGACCGGCCCACACCAAACGAGCCCCCTCTCCAGCTGGGCCGGTCCTCCTCCGACAGCTAGACCTTGACCCCGTCCGGCATCGCGGCGGTCGGTATGATCGCACCGATGTGCTGCACGACGACCCGCGCCAGGCGCCGGCCCGCCGCCACCGCCTCGGCCGGGCTCTCGCCGGCCAGCCGGGCGGACAGATAGCCCGCATTGAAACTGTCGCCGGCCCCGGTGGTGTCGAGCGCCCGCACCGGCGCGTCCGGCGCGAACCGCCGGATCTCGCCCGCGGCGTGGACGCTCACCGTGCGGTCGTCGTCGCGCGCCACCACCTCCGGCCCGAGCTTTGCCCAGTCGGCCGCCACCGCCTCCACCGAGGCGGCGTAGAGGGTCTCCAGGTCCGGCCCGCTCACCGACACGTAGCGGCAGAGCGGTGCGACCGCCTCGATCGCCGCCCTGGCGACCGCCGGGCCGGCCCACAGGCGGGGCCGATAGTTCGGGTCGAACGCGATCGCCACGCCGTGCGCCCGGGCGTCCGCCAGCAGGTCGAGGAGCACGCCGCGGCCCGCCTCGCCCACCACCGCCAGCGTGATGCCGGAGAGGTAGACCAGCTCCGCCTGCCGCAGGGCGCCGCGCAGGGCGTCGAGGTCGGCCAGCTGGAAGAACTGCCGCACCGCCGCCTGGTCGCGCCAATAGAAGAACCGCCGCTCGCCCGCCGCGTCCCGCTCGATGGCGTAGAGGCCCGGCAACCGGCCCTCGACCCTGGCCAGCAGCTCGGTCCCGATCGCCTCCTGCGCCATCAGCGCCAGGATCCCGGCGCTGAACGGATCGTCCGCCCCGAGCGCCGTGGCATAGCTCACCCGCCGGCCCAGCCGCCGCAGGTAGACCGCGGTGTTGAAGGTGTCGCCGGCGTAGCCGATCGCCGCCTGTCGGCCGCCCTCCAGGCTCAGTTCCACCATGCACTCGCCGAGCGCGATCACGCCGCCCATTCTACTGCTCCGAATCGCTGTGTTCAGTCTTCGACCGTAAAGGTCAGGCCGGCCCGTGCGGCCAGCCGGTCCACCAGCCGCCGGCCCATCGCCGCGCCGGGGGTCCAGACGCCGCCAGGGGTGTCGGGACATTCTTTGACCAGGCAGATCGCCGCCTCCGCCAGCATCTTGGAGGTGGAGCCATAGCCCGGGTCCATGTCGCCCTTCACCGAGACCCGCACCTTGCGGCCGTCGGCGCCGATGGCGATGAACAGGATGTCGTAGAAGCCGGCCTCGCGTTCGGCCTTGCTCGGCCCCTCGCCCGGCTTGGGCGCGCCCGCCGCGCCGACCGCCTCGAACGAGGCCGGGCCGTTCGGGCCGCCGATCACCATCTCGTCGTAGACGAAGTCCGTCCCATACGGATGGCCCATCAAGAGGTTCGAGCGGTGGACGTTCTTGGTGTTGATCGTCGCCATCATGAACGGCGAGACCTCGCCGCCCACGTCGGGGTCCTCCTCCGCCTTGTCGCCGCGCGGCTGGCCGGGGCCCTTGAAGCCGGGCGTGAGGGCGAAGGGGTCGACCATCAGGGCGAACAGGCCGGGATCCTTCTGCAACGCCTGCATGGTCGCCGCACCGCTGGCCGCGGTGCCGCCGGAAAGGCCGCCGCGCAGGCCGCGGACCCGGCCCTTCACCCGCGGCGCCGGCGCGCCCAGCTTCGCCTTCGCGGTCTCCTCGGCGAAGAACACGCCGAGCTCGAAGGGTATCGAGTCGAACCCGCAGGAGTGCAGGATCCGCGCGCCGCTGGCCCTGGCCTGGGCGTCGTGGGCGACGATCATCGCCGCCATCCAGTTGGGCTCGCCGGAGAGGTCGAGGTAGTCCGTCCCCGCCTCGGCGCAGGCCGCCACCAGGTCGGAGCCGTAGAGCTGATAGGGGCCGACCGTGGTGATGATCGCCTTGGCGCGGCGCACCATCTGGCGCACGGAGGCCGGATCGGCCGCGTCGGCGACCACCAGCGGCGTCTCCTGCGGCGCGCCGATCTCGTCGCGCACCTGGGCCAGCTTGTCG encodes:
- the map gene encoding type I methionyl aminopeptidase; the encoded protein is MSSTDILDADYRTGQIKIHTAEDFDGMRRAGRLAAECLDMLTPHVVPGVVTDHLDTLAREFILDHGALPACLGYRGYTKTVCISPNHIVCHGIPGERTLREGDIANIDVTVIVDGWHGDTSRMYGVGEVAPRAKRLIDVTYESLDRGLAAVKPGMRTGDIGHAIQTYVESMRCSVVRDFCGHGLGKVFHDAPNILHFGQKGTGELLRPGMFFTIEPMVNLGKHPVKLLADGWTAVTRDKSLSAQCEHSVAVTDDGVEVFTVSPTGQFKPPVQSA
- a CDS encoding DUF885 domain-containing protein; this encodes MSFARRDLLLTAAAAGLIGAAPKPHKVAPHAAAAAPPTPAGPGDAALDRYFADLSEQLLIASPEQATSLGLDTGRRAGLKSQLTDRSWSAVVADRNFCRDNLARLQASPDAGLSAQARLNRDVVAYALELGRDAAPFDYGDNTLSSAMSESATPYVVSQQGGAYSAVPEFLDSQHKVATPEDADAYLDRLHAMSRMLSQETDRIGRDAAQGVIAPDFILANTIGQQQDLLAVPADKARLVTSLERKVKEAHLAGDYAERARGLVEREVYPALARQLETLKGLQPKAGRDAGVWRLPQGEAYYSWLLREGTSTSLTAEQVHQMGQDQNRAIEARMDGLLKAQGLTHGTVGERMTALGADPRYLFPDTDAGRAQLLAYLNGLIAAVRPKLPKAFTLKLKAPVQVKRVPVDIQDGAGQGYMNTGSLDGSRPSTYYINLKSTLNWPKFSLPTLTYHETIPGHAWQGAYLTETGKLPLIRILLSGFNAYVEGYALYAEQLADEIGMYDADWAGRLGYLQAQRFRAVRLVVDTGLHAKRWSREQAIQWAMDNTGRTRDSMTSEIDRYTGTPGQACGYKVGHTEINRLRDHARQALGARYDLRRFHDLLVETGSVPLTVLSSVVDSYVAGGGRLQL
- a CDS encoding ABC transporter ATP-binding protein; this translates as MLSIRGLTHVYANQTRALDGIDLEIGSGMFGLLGPNGAGKSTLMRSIATLQTPTAGSIRFDDIDVIAEPERLRRTLGYLPQDFGVYPRVSAYDLLDHMAVLKGVAGRAERKETVEALLQQVNLWDVRKKAVAGYSGGMRQRFGIAQALIGRPSLIIVDEPTAGLDPEERNRFLNLLAEIGENVVVILSTHIVEDVADLCPRMAVLAGGRILREGAPTRLMADLAGRIWRKTIDRHELEAERDRHQVISTRLLAGRTVIHVLADDRPGASFEPVEGGLEDVYFSTLSASRRAA
- a CDS encoding sugar kinase, which gives rise to MGGVIALGECMVELSLEGGRQAAIGYAGDTFNTAVYLRRLGRRVSYATALGADDPFSAGILALMAQEAIGTELLARVEGRLPGLYAIERDAAGERRFFYWRDQAAVRQFFQLADLDALRGALRQAELVYLSGITLAVVGEAGRGVLLDLLADARAHGVAIAFDPNYRPRLWAGPAVARAAIEAVAPLCRYVSVSGPDLETLYAASVEAVAADWAKLGPEVVARDDDRTVSVHAAGEIRRFAPDAPVRALDTTGAGDSFNAGYLSARLAGESPAEAVAAGRRLARVVVQHIGAIIPTAAMPDGVKV
- the radC gene encoding RadC family protein, which gives rise to MDRRSAVEDAAAQPDLWLAAQRAPKAKPHYLGHRDRLRERAQVGGLPAVPDYELLELYLFRSVPRGDVKPLAKQLLARFGSLGGVLGATAEDLRTVAGVGEAVALDLKLLHEAALRMAREQVARRTVISSWQALLAYVKTALAHEAREQFRVLLLDKKNQLIADEVMNRGTVDHAPVYPREVMRRALELSASAVILVHNHPSGDPTPSAADVDMTRQIVEAGRPLRISVHDHLVVGRDGVASFKALGLF
- a CDS encoding saccharopine dehydrogenase family protein; this translates as MNPDAEFDIIVYGASGYTGRLVAEHLAARYGVGGEVSWAMAGRSADKLAQVRDEIGAPQETPLVVADAADPASVRQMVRRAKAIITTVGPYQLYGSDLVAACAEAGTDYLDLSGEPNWMAAMIVAHDAQARASGARILHSCGFDSIPFELGVFFAEETAKAKLGAPAPRVKGRVRGLRGGLSGGTAASGAATMQALQKDPGLFALMVDPFALTPGFKGPGQPRGDKAEEDPDVGGEVSPFMMATINTKNVHRSNLLMGHPYGTDFVYDEMVIGGPNGPASFEAVGAAGAPKPGEGPSKAEREAGFYDILFIAIGADGRKVRVSVKGDMDPGYGSTSKMLAEAAICLVKECPDTPGGVWTPGAAMGRRLVDRLAARAGLTFTVED
- a CDS encoding ABC transporter permease/M1 family aminopeptidase, translating into MFGKIAAFELRYQLRQPIFWIAAGIFFLLVFGSVTIDQIQIGSGGNIHKNSPSAIGQTTLLMTLFFMFVSTAFVANVIVRDDETGYGPIIRSTPIRKFDYLFGRFAGAYVAVALSFLAIPLAIFVGSFMPWVDRETLGPNRLHDYAFAYFWLALPSLFLVSAAFFALATATRSMMATYLGVAGFLVAYVLFNALMRDPDSRQVAALLEPFGLAAFGLATRYFTAADANTTTPAIAGALLYNRLIWVPAALGFLAVAYGIFRFETKGAKAARKPPATQDAPSPVARGPLPAPRFGPATAWAQLTRRTRFEMAQVFKSPAFAVLLLLGLFNAVGGLMLGAEQNGAALYPVTRWVIGTLNGAFTFIVMIVAIYYAGELVWRERERKTHEIVDATAVPDWAFVAPKTLAICLVLFATLAVSVLAGVAVQLGKGFTHIELGKYLWWYVVPNAIDWSLLAVLAVFLQAISPHKFVGWGLMVIYLISTLTLNQMGFDHNLYNYGGAPTVPLSDMNGQGDFARFAAWFRAYWSAFAVILLVLAYGLWRRGTETRLMPRLRRLPRRLVGPPGILAGLALIAFVGLGGFIYLNTNVWNPYRNRIEGERWLADYEKHFLKYEKLAQPSVTDVKLNLDLHPHEPRLVTRGSYQLVNDTGAPVTQLHVRLDRDTRPLALALTGASKVQTFDRFNYRIFTFDRPLQPGERATLSFTTLMAQRGFKNSGNSTRLVDNGTFVNNQEFAPTIGMSRDMLLQDRAKRRKYGLAPQLRPPKLEDRAAQARNYIGNADWVNADITVATDADQMPVAPGYKVSDVTADGRRTIEYRTEAPVLHFFSVQSARYAIRHVNYKGVSLEIYYDAQHPWNVERMTAALEKGLDYYQANFSPYQFRQARILEFPDYAQFAQSFANTIPFSEGIGFIQDATKADKIDYPTYVTAHELGHQWWAHQIVGADMQGATSLSETLAQYSALIVMEKTYGPDGIRKFLKRELDSYLRSRGGELVEELPLIRVEDQPYIHYRKGSLVMYLLRDRIGEDKVNAALRRVLAQYAFKGAPYPRSQDLVDALRAEAGPEHQQLITDLFEKITLYDLKTKTAVVKKRADGRYDVTLTVDAKKVYADGQGKETATPINGELFDVGVFTAEPGKPGFSSKNVAYFATRPLQSGVQTFTVTVDKPPKYAGVDPYNKEIDRNSDDNDIKVTS